The following proteins are encoded in a genomic region of Armatimonadota bacterium:
- a CDS encoding acetyl-CoA hydrolase/transferase family protein, producing the protein MPRAVSADQAVKAIASGERIYIHGMAAPPQQLVKAMSDRAPELRGVEIVQLHTEGPAPYAEPGMEESFRVNALFVGANTRKAVDEGRADYIPVFLSEVPALFRNRILPIDTALIQVSPPDKHGFCSLGISIEATRAAVQTAKRVIAQVNRHMPRSHGDGLIHVDTLTSIVEHDQPLPEVLGKPAGETEAAIGRHCAGLIEDGATLQMGIGAIPDAVIASLAGHKDLGVHTEMFSDGLVDLVEKGVVTGSQKRVHPGKIVATFVLGSQRVYDFLDDNPLVAMLDAAYVNDTAVIRRNRRVTAINSAIEVDVTGQVCADSIGCRMYSGVGGQMDFIRGAMYSEGGKPIIALPSVTNKGESRIVGMLKPGAGVVTTRAHVHFVVTEYGVADLYGKNLRQRAEALIAIAHPDHQEELDRAARERFR; encoded by the coding sequence ATCCCAAGAGCCGTTTCAGCCGACCAAGCCGTCAAAGCGATCGCCAGCGGAGAACGGATCTACATCCACGGGATGGCCGCGCCGCCCCAACAACTTGTCAAGGCGATGAGCGACCGGGCCCCGGAACTCCGGGGCGTCGAGATCGTCCAGTTGCACACCGAGGGCCCGGCTCCGTACGCCGAGCCCGGTATGGAGGAGAGCTTCCGCGTGAACGCCCTCTTCGTCGGGGCGAACACCCGCAAGGCCGTCGACGAGGGCCGGGCCGACTACATTCCGGTCTTCCTGAGCGAGGTGCCCGCGCTCTTCCGAAACCGCATCTTGCCGATCGACACCGCATTGATCCAAGTGTCCCCTCCGGACAAGCACGGGTTCTGTTCGCTCGGAATCTCGATCGAGGCGACCCGGGCAGCCGTCCAGACCGCAAAGCGTGTCATCGCACAAGTGAACCGCCACATGCCGCGAAGTCACGGAGACGGTCTGATCCACGTCGACACGTTGACATCGATCGTGGAACACGACCAGCCGTTGCCCGAAGTCCTCGGCAAACCCGCCGGTGAGACCGAAGCCGCGATCGGGCGGCACTGTGCCGGCTTGATCGAAGACGGGGCCACGCTGCAAATGGGGATCGGAGCCATTCCCGACGCGGTCATCGCCTCGTTGGCCGGCCACAAGGACCTTGGCGTGCATACCGAAATGTTCTCGGACGGGCTCGTCGACCTCGTCGAGAAGGGCGTCGTCACGGGATCGCAGAAACGCGTCCATCCCGGCAAGATCGTGGCGACGTTCGTCCTCGGCTCGCAGCGCGTCTACGACTTCCTTGACGATAACCCGCTGGTCGCCATGCTCGACGCCGCATACGTCAACGACACGGCCGTCATCCGTCGCAACCGAAGGGTCACCGCGATCAACTCCGCCATCGAAGTCGACGTCACCGGTCAGGTCTGTGCGGACTCGATCGGCTGCCGGATGTATTCCGGGGTCGGAGGTCAGATGGATTTCATCCGAGGCGCGATGTACTCCGAAGGAGGCAAACCGATCATCGCCCTGCCGAGCGTGACGAACAAAGGAGAGTCCCGCATCGTCGGCATGCTGAAACCTGGAGCCGGCGTCGTGACGACCCGCGCCCACGTGCACTTCGTGGTGACCGAATATGGAGTCGCCGACCTCTACGGAAAGAACTTGCGACAACGCGCCGAGGCCCTCATCGCGATCGCCCATCCGGACCATCAAGAGGAGCTGGACAGGGCCGCCCGGGAGCGGTTCCGTTAG
- a CDS encoding SUMF1/EgtB/PvdO family nonheme iron enzyme: MKDRTRVRAIRAAVAVSAATFAVTLVVDPVSMAHARSRGAENTRQALEPYVETLPKSVVKIDMIPVPGGTVKIGDKAVEVKPFFIAKTETTWEAFDVFIASGPASKAYDQTAFAPDAIARPSKSYILPDLGWGHNGYPAINLSSTTVEMFCRWLSAETKKKYRLPTEAEWEVACRGGEGTAWSVSADDLPKTAWYLGNSKRMTHPVGKTVPNKLGLYDMIGNTGEWAVSADGTALVCGGTFLDPADKQSPLTRRRFDPSWQETDPQIPKSRWWLSDAPFAGFRIVCEP, encoded by the coding sequence ATGAAAGACCGGACCCGTGTTCGGGCGATCCGCGCCGCCGTCGCCGTATCCGCCGCAACCTTTGCCGTGACTCTCGTGGTCGATCCTGTGTCCATGGCCCATGCCCGGTCCCGCGGTGCCGAAAACACCCGGCAAGCGCTGGAACCCTATGTCGAGACCCTACCTAAGTCGGTCGTCAAGATCGACATGATCCCGGTCCCTGGAGGGACCGTCAAGATCGGGGACAAGGCGGTCGAGGTCAAGCCGTTCTTCATCGCCAAGACCGAAACGACCTGGGAAGCGTTCGACGTTTTCATCGCCAGTGGACCGGCGTCCAAGGCCTACGATCAGACCGCGTTCGCGCCGGACGCGATCGCACGGCCCAGCAAGAGCTACATCCTTCCGGATCTGGGATGGGGTCACAACGGCTATCCCGCGATCAATCTGAGTTCGACGACGGTCGAGATGTTCTGCCGCTGGCTTTCCGCCGAGACCAAGAAAAAGTACCGCCTGCCGACCGAAGCCGAATGGGAAGTGGCGTGCCGGGGCGGCGAAGGCACCGCATGGTCCGTCAGTGCCGACGACTTGCCGAAGACGGCCTGGTACCTTGGGAACAGCAAGCGCATGACGCACCCGGTCGGCAAAACGGTGCCGAACAAGCTCGGCTTGTACGACATGATCGGGAACACGGGCGAGTGGGCCGTCAGTGCTGACGGAACGGCCCTCGTTTGCGGAGGGACGTTCCTGGATCCGGCGGACAAGCAGTCGCCCCTGACACGAAGACGGTTCGACCCGTCGTGGCAGGAAACCGATCCTCAGATCCCGAAGAGCCGTTGGTGGCTGTCCGACGCTCCATTCGCAGGTTTCCGGATCGTCTGCGAACCCTGA
- a CDS encoding FAD:protein FMN transferase codes for MIACILTSGAAFPFSGSGTGDLARFTFTEYHMGIDARLVVYAPDEAKAVKACTAAFARIAELDSVMSDYRKDSELMRLCDRAGQAPVKVSRDLFVVLTRASEVSRRSHGAFDVTVGPLVALWRKARKTSELPDPGAIAAARKLVGWQKVRLFPSLRKVKLLSPGMRLDLGGIAKGYAADEAQKTLKANGIGRALVEMGGDIVLSGPPPGKKGWTIRVPNAGDDHGPVDMTLANVAVSSSGDTEQFVVIDGVQYSHVVDPRTGTALTNRAQGTVIARDGLTSDPLSKLLTILEEKDWKKVLRAYPSTRGYARVLKGGLNTRGSD; via the coding sequence ATGATCGCTTGCATTTTGACGTCCGGGGCCGCCTTCCCGTTTTCAGGGTCCGGGACTGGTGATCTCGCACGGTTTACTTTTACCGAATACCACATGGGGATCGACGCCCGGCTCGTGGTCTACGCCCCGGACGAAGCCAAGGCCGTCAAGGCCTGCACCGCCGCGTTCGCCCGGATCGCCGAACTCGATTCGGTCATGAGCGATTATCGCAAGGACAGCGAACTCATGAGGCTGTGCGACAGGGCCGGACAGGCGCCCGTCAAGGTCTCACGGGACTTGTTCGTCGTCCTGACGCGGGCGTCCGAAGTTTCGCGCCGGTCGCACGGTGCCTTCGACGTCACGGTCGGACCGTTGGTCGCCCTTTGGCGCAAGGCGCGCAAGACCTCGGAGCTACCTGACCCCGGCGCGATCGCGGCCGCCCGCAAGCTCGTCGGCTGGCAAAAAGTCCGGCTGTTCCCGAGCCTCCGTAAGGTCAAACTCCTCTCGCCGGGAATGCGTCTTGATCTCGGCGGGATCGCGAAAGGTTACGCGGCGGACGAGGCTCAAAAGACCTTGAAAGCGAACGGCATCGGACGCGCCCTCGTGGAAATGGGCGGCGACATCGTCCTCAGCGGCCCGCCACCCGGAAAGAAAGGGTGGACGATCCGAGTGCCGAACGCAGGCGACGACCACGGACCGGTCGACATGACTCTGGCGAACGTCGCCGTTTCTTCTTCGGGAGACACAGAACAGTTCGTGGTCATCGACGGTGTCCAATACTCCCACGTCGTCGACCCTCGGACGGGAACGGCCTTGACGAACCGGGCCCAAGGTACGGTCATAGCGCGCGACGGGCTGACGTCGGACCCGCTGTCCAAACTCCTGACGATCCTTGAAGAAAAGGACTGGAAGAAGGTCTTGCGCGCGTACCCTTCGACGAGAGGGTACGCGCGCGTCTTGAAGGGCGGCCTTAATACTCGCGGGTCGGATTGA
- a CDS encoding Gfo/Idh/MocA family oxidoreductase translates to MSSEQSKPTTRRRFLQTTGGLAAASVLPGFKFPNVHPGGSDEIRVALVGCGGRGSGAAVNALSTKSGPIKLVAMGDAFGDRLNGSYENLNKSVGALMDVPPDRRFVGFDAYQKAMDCLRPGDVVILTTPPAFRWVHFRYAIDKKLNVFMEKPVTVDGPTSVRMLKLAEEAGAAGLKVGVGLMSRHAPWLIELRDRILNGELGEIIMMRGYRMHGPAGYFESTPKPEGITDLDYQIRRFHSFLWASGGCYSDFYIHIVDHLSWMKGALPVSAQAVGGRHYKQSVEGQPFVDQNLDTYAVEYTYPDGTKMFFDGRCVEGAMGRYSSFIHGTKGSAVASRANDCGGPSAIYKGQLVSEDAVTWQSTDQTNPYQNEWDTLIEAIRNDKPYNEVRYGVEASLISSMGRMAAHTGQEITYDAMLNCEHEFAPGLDTLTADSPAPLQPDEKGMYPIPRPGLNPTREY, encoded by the coding sequence ATGAGCAGCGAGCAGAGCAAGCCTACGACCAGGCGACGTTTTCTTCAGACGACGGGAGGCCTGGCCGCGGCCAGCGTCCTGCCCGGATTCAAGTTCCCCAACGTCCATCCCGGAGGCAGCGACGAGATCCGGGTCGCGCTCGTCGGATGCGGCGGACGTGGCAGCGGGGCCGCTGTCAACGCGCTTTCGACGAAATCGGGCCCGATCAAGCTGGTCGCGATGGGCGACGCGTTCGGCGACCGCCTGAACGGCAGCTATGAAAACCTGAACAAGAGCGTCGGCGCCCTTATGGACGTTCCTCCGGACCGGCGGTTTGTCGGGTTCGACGCGTACCAGAAAGCCATGGACTGCCTGCGTCCGGGCGACGTGGTCATCCTGACGACCCCGCCGGCGTTCCGCTGGGTGCACTTCCGGTACGCCATCGACAAGAAGCTCAATGTTTTCATGGAGAAGCCGGTGACTGTCGATGGGCCGACGAGCGTGCGTATGCTGAAGCTGGCCGAAGAAGCCGGTGCAGCAGGCCTAAAGGTCGGCGTCGGCCTGATGTCGCGGCACGCCCCGTGGTTGATCGAACTGCGGGACCGCATCTTGAACGGAGAACTGGGCGAGATCATCATGATGCGCGGTTACCGGATGCACGGGCCTGCGGGTTACTTCGAGTCCACGCCCAAGCCCGAGGGCATCACCGACCTCGACTACCAGATCCGACGGTTCCACAGCTTCCTCTGGGCTAGCGGCGGATGCTACAGCGACTTCTACATCCACATCGTCGACCACCTGTCATGGATGAAGGGCGCGCTGCCCGTTAGCGCTCAAGCCGTGGGCGGGCGGCACTACAAGCAGTCGGTCGAAGGTCAACCGTTCGTCGATCAGAACCTGGACACGTACGCCGTCGAGTACACATATCCCGACGGGACGAAGATGTTCTTCGACGGTCGTTGCGTCGAAGGAGCGATGGGTCGGTACTCGAGCTTCATCCACGGCACGAAGGGGTCGGCGGTCGCATCCCGGGCTAACGACTGCGGCGGACCGTCCGCCATCTATAAGGGTCAGCTGGTTTCGGAGGACGCCGTCACGTGGCAGTCGACCGATCAGACCAACCCGTACCAGAACGAGTGGGACACGCTGATCGAGGCGATCCGGAACGATAAGCCTTACAACGAGGTCAGGTACGGGGTCGAGGCGAGCTTGATTTCGAGCATGGGGCGCATGGCTGCGCACACGGGTCAAGAGATCACGTACGACGCGATGCTGAACTGCGAGCACGAGTTCGCACCCGGACTCGACACCTTGACGGCAGACTCGCCCGCACCGCTCCAACCCGACGAGAAGGGCATGTATCCGATTCCTCGACCGGGCCTCAATCCGACCCGCGAGTATTAA
- a CDS encoding ThuA domain-containing protein encodes MLTTIAAVTLACAQDDPPLVYTGRSGLAKGKRIVLLAGDEEYRSEEALPQLAKILANRFGATCTVLFSIGKDGTIDPDRHGHQPGLEALDRADACVMLLRFREWPDEQMKHFVDYLRRGKPIVALRTSTHAFDYADGSTSAYKRFGWKSKEWPGGFGGQVLGENWVSHWGDHGRQATLGLPEPGKSSHPVLKGVTSVFGDTDVYEARPPSDAEVLLRGQVLSGMDRTDPPAKGRKKDASGQERDLNSPMMPVAWIRNVANEWGTSNRVIVTTMGAATDLQDEGFRRFSVNAVFWALGLDRKLTGKEDVGTVGDYRPSRFGFGGYVKGIRPRDLKP; translated from the coding sequence ATGTTGACGACGATAGCCGCCGTGACCCTGGCCTGTGCGCAAGACGACCCTCCGTTGGTCTACACGGGCCGCAGCGGCCTGGCCAAAGGAAAAAGGATCGTCCTTCTCGCCGGCGACGAGGAATATCGCTCGGAAGAAGCGCTGCCCCAGTTGGCGAAGATCCTTGCGAACCGGTTCGGCGCGACCTGTACGGTCTTGTTCTCCATCGGCAAGGACGGCACGATCGATCCTGACCGTCACGGCCATCAGCCGGGACTTGAAGCCCTCGACCGCGCCGACGCTTGCGTGATGCTGCTCCGCTTCCGCGAATGGCCCGACGAGCAAATGAAACACTTCGTCGACTACTTGCGCCGCGGGAAGCCGATCGTCGCCTTACGGACGAGCACGCACGCCTTCGACTACGCCGACGGATCGACCAGCGCTTACAAGAGGTTCGGATGGAAGAGCAAGGAATGGCCCGGCGGGTTCGGCGGGCAGGTCCTCGGCGAGAACTGGGTCAGCCATTGGGGCGACCATGGCCGTCAAGCGACCCTCGGCCTACCCGAACCGGGAAAGTCGTCCCATCCTGTGCTCAAGGGGGTCACATCGGTGTTCGGAGACACGGACGTCTATGAAGCCCGACCTCCCTCCGACGCCGAGGTCTTGCTACGGGGCCAAGTCCTGTCCGGGATGGACCGCACGGATCCGCCCGCGAAGGGAAGGAAGAAAGACGCGAGCGGCCAAGAGCGCGACTTGAACTCGCCGATGATGCCGGTCGCATGGATCCGGAACGTCGCCAACGAATGGGGGACGTCGAACCGGGTCATCGTCACGACGATGGGAGCGGCTACGGACTTGCAGGACGAGGGATTTCGGAGGTTTTCGGTCAATGCCGTCTTCTGGGCGCTGGGTCTGGACCGGAAGTTGACGGGCAAAGAAGACGTCGGCACCGTCGGTGACTACCGTCCGAGCCGTTTTGGCTTCGGCGGGTACGTCAAGGGCATCCGTCCGAGAGACTTGAAGCCGTGA
- a CDS encoding arylsulfatase, whose protein sequence is MADDLGYGELGCYGQSKIPTPHLDGLARSGVRLTRFYAASTVCAPTRTSLLTGMHQGHAAIRGNREQGGFGPNDPEGQEPLPASETTVAEVFKKAGYRTALVGKWGLGGTSAGQSPLDHGFDRFYGFLCQRRAHNHYPAYLWSDRQPDLLGNPVFDVHQRISVPLADEGEYRRRYTGPVFAGEKLAAACLDFIDTSAGRPFFLYYAPTLPHAALQAPAEWVDRFPKEWDTAAYLGDQGYAPCARPRATYAAMIAFLDDTVGRIIDKLKAKGLERETLVIFTSDNGATFNGGVDREFFRSNGSLRSGKTTLYEGGIRVPFLASWPGRIPSGRTSGRIAAAYDSLVSLADAAGLKAPRCDGSSYWPDLTGRESRPHRSLYFEYPESTSMQAAVWGRFKAVRPNIRSKPQRIEVYDLEADPGESHDLAQDRPDLVERAVALFAKEHRPNAVFPLPGVDVVPVKDR, encoded by the coding sequence ATGGCCGACGATCTCGGCTATGGCGAACTCGGATGCTATGGGCAATCGAAGATCCCTACTCCCCACCTCGACGGACTGGCCCGAAGCGGCGTCAGGCTCACGCGATTCTATGCCGCCAGTACCGTCTGCGCTCCGACGCGGACGTCGTTGCTGACAGGCATGCACCAAGGCCACGCTGCAATCCGAGGGAACCGCGAACAGGGCGGATTCGGACCGAACGATCCCGAGGGCCAAGAGCCGCTGCCGGCTTCCGAAACGACCGTCGCGGAGGTGTTCAAGAAGGCGGGATATCGGACGGCGTTAGTCGGGAAATGGGGTCTAGGAGGAACGTCGGCGGGCCAGAGCCCGCTCGACCACGGCTTTGACCGCTTCTATGGTTTCCTGTGCCAGCGCCGGGCGCACAACCACTACCCGGCCTACCTATGGAGCGACCGGCAACCGGACCTGCTCGGAAACCCGGTTTTCGACGTACACCAAAGGATCTCGGTGCCCCTCGCTGACGAGGGCGAATACCGCCGGCGGTACACGGGTCCGGTCTTTGCGGGCGAGAAACTAGCGGCCGCTTGCCTGGACTTCATCGACACATCGGCCGGCCGTCCCTTCTTCCTGTACTACGCGCCGACCCTCCCCCATGCGGCCCTTCAGGCACCGGCGGAATGGGTCGACCGCTTTCCCAAGGAATGGGACACGGCGGCCTACTTGGGCGACCAGGGCTATGCCCCTTGTGCCCGGCCGCGTGCGACATATGCCGCGATGATCGCGTTCCTCGACGACACCGTCGGCCGGATCATTGACAAGCTGAAGGCGAAAGGTCTCGAACGCGAGACGCTCGTGATCTTCACTTCGGATAACGGTGCGACTTTCAACGGTGGCGTCGACCGGGAGTTCTTCCGCTCCAACGGGTCCTTGAGAAGCGGAAAGACGACGTTGTACGAAGGCGGGATCCGCGTACCGTTCCTCGCGAGTTGGCCGGGCCGGATCCCTTCCGGGCGGACCAGTGGACGCATCGCCGCTGCTTATGACAGTCTGGTCAGCCTCGCCGATGCGGCGGGCCTCAAAGCGCCAAGGTGCGACGGATCGAGCTATTGGCCCGACTTGACGGGGCGGGAATCGCGACCGCACCGTTCTCTGTACTTCGAATATCCGGAGTCGACTTCGATGCAAGCAGCCGTCTGGGGCCGGTTCAAAGCCGTCCGCCCAAACATCCGTTCGAAACCCCAGAGGATCGAGGTCTACGACCTCGAAGCCGACCCGGGCGAGAGCCACGACCTCGCTCAAGACCGGCCCGACCTCGTCGAAAGGGCCGTCGCCCTGTTCGCAAAGGAGCACCGTCCGAACGCCGTGTTCCCCTTGCCTGGAGTGGACGTCGTACCCGTAAAGGACCGCTGA